A DNA window from Hemibagrus wyckioides isolate EC202008001 linkage group LG11, SWU_Hwy_1.0, whole genome shotgun sequence contains the following coding sequences:
- the LOC131361384 gene encoding serine/threonine-protein kinase 4-like: protein MTETREQVQLRNNPRRQLKKLSEDSLTKQPEEVFDILEKLGEGSYGSVFKAHYKETGEIVAIKQVPVESDLQEIIKEISIMQQCNSPHVVRYYGSYFKNSDLWIVMEYCGAGSVSDIIRLRNKTLKEDEIAAIMQSTLKGLEYLHFMRKIHRDIKAGNILLNSEGQAKLADFGVAGQLTDTMAKRNTVIGTPFWMAPEVIQEIGYNCVADIWSLGITAIEMAEGKPPYADIHPMRAIFMIPTNPPPTFRNPDQWSEPFRDFVSQCLIKNPENRATATQLLQHPFIKNAKSNSVLRALITEAMEFKLKKQETEQREQDTEDEENSDEDEVDQGTMVRASASDLGTVRAVGSLGSSLGTMIEHNDSTLESQLGTMVINSEDEEEDAGTMKHHQETMQPANAVKPSFLQYFEQKEKEDNKNSDNDGHKLPTEWDMEVIRSLSVEELRSRLASLDPQMEQEIEEIHQRYEAKRQPILDAIEAKKRRQQNF, encoded by the exons ATGACGGAAACAAGAGAGCAGGTACAGCTAAGGAACAACCCTCgcag GCAGCTGAAGAAGCTTAGTGAGGACAGTTTGACCAAGCAGCCTGAAGAAGTGTTTGATATATTAGAGAAACTTGGAGAGGG GTCTTATGGCAGCGTATTCAAGGCACATTATAAAGAGACTGGGGAGATTGTGGCAATTAAACAGGTTCCTGTGGAGTCAGACCTACAAGAAATCATTAAAGAGATCTCCATTATGCAGCAGTGCAACAG TCCGCATGTGGTAAGATATTATGGCAGTTACTTTAAGAACAGTGATCTCTGGATTGTAATGGAGTACTGTGGGGCTGGCTCTGTGTCTGACATTATCAGACTACGAAACAAAACA ttaaaagaagatgaaattGCCGCCATTATGCAGTCCACTCTTAAGGGACTGGAATACTTGCACTTCATGAGAAAGATCCACAGAGACATCAAAGCGGGAAACATCCTGCTGAACTCTGAAGGACAGGCCAAACTTGCCGACTTTGGTGTTGCTGGACAGCTAACT GACACAATGGCGAAACGCAACACAGTGATTGGAACACCGTTTTGGATGGCTCCAGAGGTCATTCAGGAAATTGGCTATAACTGTGTAGCAGATATCTGGTCCCTGGGCATCACTGCTATAGAGATGGCTGAAGGGAAGCCACCATATGCAGACATACACCCTATGAGG GCAATATTCATGATTCCAACAAATCCCCCACCAACATTTCGTAACCCTGACCAGTGGTCAGAACCTTTCAGGGATTTTGTGTCACAATGCCTGATTAAAAATCCTGAGAACAGAGCAACAGCGACACAGCTATTACAG cacccATTCATAAAGAATGCTAAGTCCAATAGTGTACTGAGAGCACTCATTACAGAAGCTATGGAGTTCAAATTGAAGAAACAGGAAACTGAACAGAGGGAACAGGACACAGAGGATGAAGAAAACTCG gatgaagatgaagttgATCAGGGTACAATGGTGAGGGCCAGTGCATCAGATCTAGGAACTGTCCGTGCAGTTGGCTCACTTGGAAGTTCATTGGGGACCATGATAGAGCACAACGACAGCACCTTGGAGTCTCAGCTTGGCACCATGGTCATAAACtcagaggatgaagaggaggatgcAGGCACCATGAAAC ATCATCAAGAAACAATGCAGCCAGCTAATGCAGTTAAACCATCATTCCTACAGTATTTTgaacagaaagagaaggaggacaaCAAAAACAGTGACAATGATGGTCACAAACTGCCCACAGAATGGGACATGGAAGTG ATACGTTCCTTAAGTGTAGAGGAGCTAAGAAGTCGGCTGGCCTCTCTGGACCCTCAGATGGAGCAGGAGATTGAAGAAATACACCAGCGCTACGAGGCCAAACGCCAGCCCATTCTCGATGCTATTGAGGCCAAAAAGCGACGTCAACAGAACTTCTGA